Proteins encoded together in one Chthoniobacterales bacterium window:
- a CDS encoding PHP domain-containing protein, translating to MLHRFDLHVHSFFSADAASAPEALIAAARRKGLSGIAITDHNSCESAIYCRQHGLANAEGTPVDGFLVVPGVEVSTADGHMLCIGTMLPDMLGRPAVEVEAAIHERGGIAIPAHPYDKWRAGIREGILDKLKTPVIEGFNAAVTSRNFNAQAKAYAARTGRVTTAGSDAHHASAVGTASTGFELEELSVAALLRALPGGGELNETYLTRMEGIKKHFGNWFRVFNPDPRKPR from the coding sequence ATGCTTCACCGGTTCGACCTGCACGTGCATTCGTTCTTTTCGGCGGATGCCGCCAGCGCGCCCGAGGCGCTCATCGCCGCAGCCCGGCGCAAGGGCCTGTCCGGCATTGCGATCACCGATCACAACTCCTGCGAGTCGGCGATCTATTGCCGCCAGCACGGCCTCGCGAATGCCGAGGGCACGCCCGTGGATGGCTTCCTCGTCGTGCCCGGCGTCGAGGTCTCCACCGCGGACGGCCACATGCTCTGCATCGGCACCATGCTGCCCGACATGCTTGGCCGGCCTGCCGTGGAGGTGGAGGCGGCGATTCACGAGCGCGGAGGCATCGCGATTCCCGCCCATCCCTACGACAAATGGCGCGCCGGCATTCGGGAGGGCATTCTCGACAAACTGAAGACGCCGGTGATCGAGGGCTTCAACGCGGCGGTGACGTCGCGCAATTTCAACGCGCAGGCGAAGGCCTACGCCGCGCGCACCGGCCGCGTGACGACCGCCGGCAGCGACGCGCACCATGCGAGCGCGGTCGGCACGGCCAGCACGGGCTTCGAGCTCGAGGAGTTGTCCGTGGCGGCGCTGCTGCGGGCGCTCCCCGGCGGGGGCGAGTTGAACGAGACCTACCTCACGCGGATGGAGGGCATCAAAAAACACTTCGGGAACTGGTTCCGAGTCTTCAATCCCGACCCGCGGAAGCCGCGGTAG
- the alr gene encoding alanine racemase gives MSTSGEARVWAEIDPAAIRHNAEFARRHSGRELIAVVKANAYGHGVDVAVDALRDIVELFAVANVSEAAVVRTLAPERDVLLLSPCLPGERRDAVRLGCIATVSSVEEARTFAGGRVSLKVDTGMGRIGAWHGGALAEIAAITKLPNIVLHSVATHLPVPDEDEAFTGDQLAGFAEFATEARALAPHARFHALNSAGICGYPQFAFDLVRPGLMLYGSAPIPAFQPELRPALAWKTRVLLVREVPAGRGISYGRTFVTPRSMRIATIAAGYADGYPRQASNRGACVLIGGRRCALLGRVTMDQLLIDVTDVPSVALGDEVVLLGAQGDAEIFAAELAEWGGTIAWHIFTGIGGRTKRFVV, from the coding sequence GTGAGCACTTCCGGCGAAGCCCGGGTGTGGGCAGAGATTGACCCGGCGGCCATCCGGCACAATGCGGAGTTCGCCCGCCGCCATTCCGGCCGGGAGCTCATCGCCGTGGTGAAGGCCAATGCCTACGGCCACGGCGTCGATGTCGCCGTCGACGCGCTGCGGGACATCGTCGAGCTCTTTGCCGTCGCCAATGTCTCCGAGGCCGCCGTCGTGCGCACCCTCGCGCCGGAGCGCGATGTCCTGCTGCTCAGCCCCTGCCTGCCGGGAGAGCGCCGCGACGCCGTCAGGCTCGGTTGCATCGCGACCGTCTCGAGCGTGGAGGAAGCCCGCACCTTTGCGGGCGGCCGGGTTTCGCTGAAGGTCGATACCGGCATGGGCCGCATCGGCGCCTGGCACGGCGGGGCTCTCGCCGAGATTGCCGCCATCACGAAGCTTCCCAATATCGTCCTGCACAGCGTGGCGACGCATCTGCCCGTGCCCGACGAGGACGAGGCGTTCACCGGGGACCAGCTCGCCGGCTTCGCGGAATTCGCGACCGAAGCCCGCGCACTTGCCCCTCACGCCAGGTTCCATGCGCTCAACAGCGCCGGCATCTGTGGCTACCCGCAATTCGCCTTCGACCTCGTGCGGCCGGGCCTCATGCTCTACGGTAGCGCGCCGATCCCGGCTTTCCAGCCCGAGCTGCGGCCCGCCCTCGCGTGGAAGACCCGCGTGCTGCTGGTCCGTGAAGTGCCCGCCGGTCGCGGCATCAGCTACGGCCGGACGTTCGTAACGCCCCGTTCGATGCGCATCGCGACGATCGCGGCCGGATATGCCGACGGCTACCCGCGCCAGGCCTCGAATCGCGGCGCATGCGTGCTGATCGGCGGGCGACGCTGCGCCCTGCTCGGTCGCGTGACGATGGACCAGCTCCTCATCGACGTGACCGACGTTCCCTCCGTCGCGCTCGGCGACGAAGTCGTGCTCCTCGGCGCGCAGGGCGACGCGGAGATCTTCGCTGCCGAACTCGCGGAATGGGGCGGCACGATCGCCTGGCACATCTTCACCGGCATCGGCGGCCGCACGAAGCGCTTCGTGGTGTAA